Proteins found in one Paenibacillus dendritiformis genomic segment:
- a CDS encoding ABC transporter ATP-binding protein, giving the protein MTHLLEVRHLNVAFHSREKTLHALRDVSFHIDERETLALVGESGSGKSVTARSIMGMLPAPQARLAGGEIHFRGRNITRLSRPQMRKLRGSEIGMVFQDPMSSLNPTMKIGAQIAEGLRQHQKLSRSEARARTVELLQLAGIPDAASRYHQYPHEFSGGMRQRVSIAIALACNPKLLIADEPTTALDVTIQAQILDTLTALQDKMGSSLLLITHDLGVVAEVAHRVAVMYGGMIVETGNVQDIFERARHPYTWGLLQSAPKLDGPDQERLMPIEGAPPALSEQPQGCPFAPRCPYAMEVCVRHLPETKAFTEHHSASCWLNDPRSPAGHGPDPARRYDYAEAYS; this is encoded by the coding sequence TTGACACATTTACTTGAGGTTCGTCATTTGAATGTCGCTTTCCATTCCCGCGAGAAGACGCTTCATGCCCTGCGGGATGTGAGCTTCCACATCGACGAACGGGAAACGCTCGCCCTCGTCGGGGAAAGCGGCAGCGGCAAGAGCGTGACCGCCCGTTCTATTATGGGCATGCTTCCTGCTCCGCAAGCCAGGCTGGCAGGCGGCGAAATTCATTTTCGAGGACGGAATATCACCCGGCTGAGCCGGCCGCAGATGAGGAAATTAAGGGGTTCAGAGATTGGCATGGTGTTCCAGGATCCGATGTCATCGCTCAATCCGACAATGAAGATTGGCGCGCAGATCGCGGAAGGCTTGCGACAGCATCAGAAGCTGAGCCGAAGCGAGGCGCGTGCCCGCACGGTGGAACTGCTTCAGCTCGCAGGCATACCTGACGCAGCCAGCCGCTATCATCAATATCCGCATGAATTCAGCGGCGGAATGCGACAGCGCGTCTCGATCGCGATTGCGCTGGCCTGCAATCCGAAGCTGCTCATCGCCGATGAACCGACGACCGCCCTGGATGTCACGATACAAGCCCAGATTTTGGACACCCTTACGGCACTCCAGGACAAGATGGGCAGCTCGCTCCTGCTGATTACGCATGATTTGGGCGTGGTAGCCGAGGTGGCGCATCGCGTTGCGGTGATGTACGGCGGAATGATTGTCGAGACGGGGAACGTTCAGGATATTTTCGAGCGGGCCAGACACCCCTATACATGGGGATTGCTGCAATCCGCGCCGAAGCTGGATGGACCGGATCAAGAACGGCTCATGCCGATCGAAGGCGCGCCGCCAGCTCTATCCGAGCAGCCGCAAGGATGCCCGTTCGCGCCGCGTTGTCCGTACGCGATGGAAGTCTGTGTGCGGCATCTGCCGGAGACGAAGGCATTCACGGAGCATCATAGCGCGAGCTGCTGGCTGAATGATCCCCGCTCTCCTGCCGGCCACGGGCCGGACCCAGCGAGGAGGTACGATTATGCAGAAGCCTATAGTTGA
- a CDS encoding ABC transporter permease, whose translation MKASADVEHLFVPIDRSMQAIHVPPQPSAPLWQDRLRKLMKNKLAMIGLALLLLILLLAAAGPYIVPHSPSAQSLTKTNLPPSAEHWFGTDDLGRDVWARTWAGARISLAIGFAAAAIDLIIGILVGGISGYMAGRGRFGDRIDNILMRIVEILYSIPYLLVVILLLVIMKPGIFTMVVALSITGWVGMARVVRGQILQLKQQEYVLAAQKLGTSHAGILFKHLLPNAAGIIIVNLTFTIPAAIFSESFLSFLGLGVQAPDASWGTMANDSLGVILSGQWWRLFFPGLMISLTMFAFNAFGDGLQDVLDPRSPH comes from the coding sequence ATGAAAGCATCAGCCGATGTGGAGCATCTGTTCGTCCCCATAGATCGCAGCATGCAGGCGATTCACGTGCCGCCTCAACCAAGCGCTCCGCTATGGCAAGACAGATTGCGCAAATTAATGAAGAACAAGTTGGCCATGATCGGTCTGGCCCTGCTGCTGCTCATCCTGCTGCTTGCGGCGGCAGGCCCGTACATAGTGCCCCATTCGCCGAGCGCTCAGTCCTTGACGAAGACCAATCTGCCGCCCTCGGCGGAGCATTGGTTCGGCACCGACGATCTTGGCAGGGACGTATGGGCGCGAACCTGGGCCGGGGCGCGCATCTCGCTTGCGATCGGCTTCGCCGCAGCAGCCATTGACCTGATCATCGGCATACTCGTAGGCGGCATATCCGGCTACATGGCCGGGCGCGGCCGGTTCGGGGACCGGATTGACAATATATTGATGCGGATCGTTGAAATTTTGTACAGCATCCCGTATTTGCTTGTCGTGATCCTGCTGCTTGTCATTATGAAGCCAGGGATCTTCACGATGGTGGTCGCGCTCTCCATCACAGGCTGGGTTGGCATGGCGCGTGTGGTGCGGGGGCAAATATTGCAATTGAAGCAGCAAGAATATGTGCTGGCGGCCCAGAAGCTGGGCACATCGCATGCCGGCATCTTGTTCAAGCATTTACTGCCTAACGCGGCCGGCATCATCATTGTCAATTTGACGTTTACGATCCCTGCCGCCATTTTCTCCGAATCGTTCCTTAGCTTTCTCGGCTTGGGGGTTCAGGCTCCGGACGCCAGCTGGGGAACGATGGCTAATGATTCGCTTGGCGTTATCCTTAGCGGTCAATGGTGGCGGCTGTTTTTTCCGGGACTCATGATTTCACTCACCATGTTCGCGTTCAACGCGTTCGGCGACGGGCTGCAGGATGTGCTGGATCCCCGTTCGCCGCACTAA
- a CDS encoding ABC transporter permease codes for MVVLKRLFAMLVTLWIIVTLTFVIMHIIPGDPFASDSRMMPESVLENMRARYNLDKPLPVQYLLYLKSLLTLDLGPSIQSKSTDVNTLIARGFVPSALLGLQSMLIAIVAGIGLGTIAALHHNRALDYIAMVAAMLGISIPSFILAPLLIKYMAVEWRLLPVAAWGTWKHTILPSIALAVTPLAIIARFVRTSMIEVLQQEYIKTAEAKGLPAWKIVAKHGLRNSLIPVLSFLGPLFASVVTGTFVVEKIFAIPGIGKHFVDSIFNRDYPVIMGTTIFYSLVLVVTLFLIDLSYRIVDPRITLASKGD; via the coding sequence ATGGTTGTGCTGAAACGATTATTTGCAATGCTCGTCACCCTGTGGATCATCGTCACTTTGACCTTTGTTATTATGCACATCATCCCTGGTGATCCGTTTGCTTCTGATTCCCGGATGATGCCGGAGTCGGTTCTGGAAAATATGAGAGCCAGGTACAACTTGGACAAGCCTTTGCCTGTGCAGTATCTGTTGTACTTGAAAAGCTTGCTGACCCTTGACTTGGGGCCATCGATTCAATCCAAGAGCACCGATGTGAATACGTTGATCGCACGGGGCTTTGTCCCGTCGGCTCTGCTCGGACTGCAGTCCATGCTGATCGCCATCGTCGCCGGAATCGGCTTGGGCACGATCGCCGCACTTCATCACAATCGCGCACTGGACTACATCGCGATGGTGGCGGCGATGCTCGGCATCTCGATTCCGAGCTTCATTCTTGCCCCTCTGCTTATCAAGTATATGGCCGTGGAATGGAGACTTCTCCCGGTTGCTGCCTGGGGAACCTGGAAGCATACGATACTGCCGTCGATCGCGCTGGCCGTCACTCCGCTCGCCATCATTGCCCGCTTCGTAAGAACGAGCATGATTGAAGTGCTGCAGCAGGAATATATCAAGACGGCGGAGGCCAAGGGGCTGCCAGCCTGGAAAATCGTGGCAAAGCATGGATTGCGGAACTCGCTCATCCCGGTTCTGTCCTTTCTGGGACCGTTGTTCGCGTCCGTCGTGACGGGCACGTTCGTGGTGGAGAAGATTTTTGCCATTCCCGGCATCGGCAAGCACTTTGTAGACAGCATTTTCAACCGGGATTACCCGGTCATTATGGGTACGACGATATTTTACAGCCTAGTCCTAGTCGTCACGTTATTTCTCATCGACCTGTCCTACCGTATCGTCGATCCGCGAATTACTTTAGCCAGCAAAGGAGATTAG
- a CDS encoding histidine phosphatase family protein produces the protein MKIGLVRHFKVAYEPNHRWMTSEQFNQWVERYDLSDICVSAFLDGDVKWDVCLCSDLYRAAKTAEIIYKGPVIKTAQLREIGMSWTSQSKLRLHYYVWQMMARLAWYFSHPSQEESRRETVLRARQFIDRIEETYHQSNVLIVSHGAFMKCLTQELLRRGYKGKRPYKPENGKLYAYVKTN, from the coding sequence ATGAAAATTGGATTAGTTCGGCATTTTAAAGTGGCCTATGAGCCCAATCACCGTTGGATGACATCAGAACAATTCAATCAATGGGTAGAACGCTATGATCTTTCAGATATTTGTGTGAGTGCCTTCCTTGATGGTGACGTGAAATGGGATGTTTGCCTATGCAGCGACTTATATAGAGCGGCGAAGACCGCCGAGATCATTTATAAGGGGCCCGTAATCAAGACTGCGCAGTTAAGAGAGATTGGGATGAGCTGGACTAGCCAATCCAAGCTCAGACTTCATTATTATGTATGGCAAATGATGGCCAGGCTGGCTTGGTACTTCTCCCATCCTTCACAGGAAGAGAGCAGACGAGAAACCGTATTGCGAGCGCGACAGTTTATAGACCGCATCGAAGAGACCTATCATCAATCCAATGTATTAATCGTCAGCCATGGGGCCTTCATGAAATGTCTGACTCAAGAATTGCTTCGTAGAGGGTATAAGGGCAAACGACCATATAAGCCCGAAAATGGAAAACTGTATGCATATGTAAAAACAAATTGA
- a CDS encoding Imm7 family immunity protein: MFEFNGWAVLRYHTHDTDSMKQEKQLNKLIHYISEIDTEEVVTFKSRNGLDSLLMSGLHNHRKNYVVGIFEKIAEIMPGSYGLLYIHDDEDQSKNHDNTNHFVVWKLVRGKLTGQQDHYLSPYIPTVEDPFDETRND; the protein is encoded by the coding sequence ATGTTTGAATTTAATGGATGGGCTGTTCTGAGATATCATACACATGATACTGATTCTATGAAACAAGAAAAACAATTAAATAAATTAATTCACTATATCTCAGAAATTGATACGGAAGAGGTCGTTACTTTTAAAAGCAGAAATGGCCTTGATTCTCTCTTAATGTCAGGATTACATAACCACAGAAAGAATTATGTAGTTGGAATATTTGAAAAAATTGCTGAAATCATGCCTGGATCCTACGGACTTCTTTATATACATGATGATGAAGACCAAAGTAAAAACCACGATAATACAAATCATTTTGTGGTGTGGAAATTAGTTAGAGGAAAATTAACTGGACAACAAGATCATTATCTATCTCCTTATATTCCAACAGTAGAAGATCCGTTTGATGAAACGAGAAACGACTAA
- a CDS encoding DinB family protein, whose amino-acid sequence MNEKPQLLDKFSEWNRFVLQITELEWQTPIDEGKWTIHDIVSHMMLWDKYFYEEAIYPIANGKQVTVSHLDFDAFNREAIEYGKTLTKDELIDLTTRYRNLLVDTIQRLDDDTFSRKYAEGKFTVKTYLQDFIWHDQHHITQMEEYKRKSGIYSHHDTKGERHEVF is encoded by the coding sequence ATGAACGAAAAACCTCAGCTGCTCGATAAATTCAGCGAATGGAACCGTTTTGTGCTACAAATTACAGAATTGGAATGGCAAACGCCCATTGATGAAGGCAAATGGACGATCCATGATATTGTCAGCCATATGATGTTGTGGGATAAATACTTCTATGAAGAAGCCATCTATCCTATCGCCAATGGTAAGCAAGTGACGGTGAGTCATCTTGATTTTGATGCGTTTAATAGAGAGGCCATCGAATACGGAAAAACGCTAACCAAGGATGAATTAATCGACTTAACAACGCGTTACCGGAATCTGTTAGTGGATACGATACAGCGTTTGGACGACGATACGTTTTCGAGAAAATATGCGGAAGGAAAATTTACCGTCAAAACTTACCTGCAGGACTTTATTTGGCATGATCAGCATCATATCACCCAAATGGAAGAATACAAAAGAAAATCAGGCATCTACTCACACCACGACACAAAAGGAGAGCGGCATGAAGTATTTTAA
- a CDS encoding helix-turn-helix transcriptional regulator: MRQHYFIDSPDTYAETMRRLSGQSANEKSPHARSVRYDIREEYGSGRVEMYRVMNNSAITLYDVTFHDDVVFEYAMTGRYFAVKYCVDGELELQEHDQEPLLFRKNCLSVSKSCAIRGCTRLRGGRRYQSVSIISDSDHMPKLFGSSGIDLWNHAMEKLDGSARQRLFTGVQAGADVSNIFCSIFHCPLPEQSKILYYEGKVMELLSLLLAVELPGLEDEEEAVLLDDYEIRQIRHAHDRLMDTPGNPPTLAQLSRELAISRNKLTKGYKQIYGHTIYVHYRKACMEQAAALLADLNKSVQDIAFDVGYSNASNFCNAFKREFGLTPLQYRKSKLRRLSGLMSTQST, translated from the coding sequence ATGAGACAACATTATTTCATTGACAGTCCTGATACATATGCCGAGACGATGCGCCGGTTATCCGGACAGAGCGCGAATGAGAAGAGCCCGCATGCCCGTTCTGTGCGTTACGATATTCGAGAAGAGTATGGTTCGGGCCGCGTCGAAATGTACCGCGTGATGAACAACTCCGCGATTACGCTCTATGATGTTACGTTTCATGACGATGTCGTATTCGAATATGCGATGACGGGCCGTTATTTTGCGGTGAAATATTGCGTGGATGGGGAACTGGAGCTGCAGGAGCATGACCAGGAACCGTTATTGTTCAGGAAGAACTGCTTGTCTGTATCCAAGTCTTGCGCCATCCGAGGCTGCACCCGTCTGCGCGGAGGCCGGCGCTATCAAAGCGTATCCATCATCTCGGATTCGGACCATATGCCCAAGTTATTCGGCAGCAGCGGGATAGATTTATGGAATCATGCGATGGAGAAGCTGGATGGCTCCGCTCGGCAGCGGTTATTCACCGGTGTGCAGGCGGGGGCGGACGTGTCGAACATCTTCTGCAGCATCTTCCACTGCCCGCTTCCGGAGCAATCGAAAATATTATATTACGAAGGCAAAGTTATGGAGCTGCTGTCCCTGCTCTTGGCGGTGGAGCTGCCCGGACTGGAAGACGAGGAGGAAGCGGTCCTGCTGGATGACTATGAGATCCGGCAAATCCGGCATGCCCATGATCGATTGATGGATACCCCCGGCAATCCGCCCACGTTGGCGCAGTTGTCCAGGGAGCTTGCGATTAGCCGTAATAAATTGACCAAGGGCTACAAGCAGATCTACGGCCATACGATCTACGTTCATTATCGCAAGGCGTGCATGGAGCAGGCGGCTGCGCTTCTGGCCGATCTCAACAAATCTGTTCAAGACATCGCGTTTGATGTCGGTTACTCCAATGCGAGCAATTTCTGCAACGCCTTCAAGCGCGAGTTCGGACTGACTCCGCTGCAATATCGCAAGTCCAAGCTGAGAAGACTGTCCGGGCTAATGAGTACTCAATCAACATAA
- a CDS encoding ABC transporter permease, whose protein sequence is MFGNRIVRGAADMLLTLLAVSMLSFLLMRISPVDPAEAFAIRNTMNPSDDMIAKLRHELGLDGSLLMQYVTWLTDAIRLDFGKSLMNGKPVFDEFAATIPFTLRIVALSAVLQALGAVGLSCLGYWLRDRWAGFILRVLMIAGVSIPAFYLAAVYLDVVAVKLRWIAVAGGQGMMNVWSPALCLALPMAAFYGRLLTTVLVKEMGEDYVMYARCQGLNENYILFRHGLPHALLALLPNFMQSIGLTVAGAAVIEQIFSVPGIGNVIITSVINRDAPMIHFSILLLAAVFMLTNRISSAVRLLLKREPSRGNWS, encoded by the coding sequence ATGTTCGGCAATCGCATCGTTCGCGGCGCGGCGGATATGCTGCTTACACTTCTCGCCGTCAGCATGCTGTCGTTCCTGCTGATGCGCATATCTCCTGTCGATCCGGCTGAAGCGTTCGCCATCCGCAATACGATGAACCCTTCGGATGACATGATCGCGAAGCTGAGACACGAATTGGGATTGGATGGCTCGCTCCTCATGCAATATGTCACTTGGCTGACAGACGCGATCCGCCTCGACTTCGGGAAGTCGCTTATGAACGGCAAGCCGGTGTTCGACGAATTCGCCGCTACGATTCCGTTCACCCTCCGCATCGTGGCGCTGAGCGCCGTGCTGCAAGCGTTGGGGGCGGTTGGGCTGAGCTGCCTTGGCTATTGGCTGCGTGATCGATGGGCTGGCTTCATTCTTCGAGTTCTCATGATCGCAGGGGTGTCGATACCGGCCTTTTATCTGGCCGCCGTATATTTGGATGTCGTAGCGGTGAAGCTGCGCTGGATCGCTGTCGCAGGCGGACAAGGCATGATGAACGTATGGAGTCCCGCTCTCTGTCTGGCTCTTCCGATGGCCGCCTTCTACGGCCGGCTGCTGACGACCGTGCTGGTCAAAGAGATGGGCGAGGATTACGTCATGTACGCCCGCTGCCAAGGGTTGAACGAGAATTATATTTTGTTCCGCCACGGCTTGCCGCATGCCCTCCTTGCGCTGCTCCCGAACTTCATGCAGAGCATCGGACTTACGGTGGCGGGGGCTGCGGTTATCGAGCAAATCTTCTCGGTTCCGGGAATCGGCAATGTTATCATCACGAGCGTGATCAACCGTGACGCGCCGATGATCCACTTTTCAATTCTGCTGCTTGCCGCTGTCTTCATGCTGACGAACCGGATATCCAGCGCGGTGCGGCTGCTGCTGAAGCGCGAGCCCTCGAGGGGGAACTGGTCATGA
- a CDS encoding ABC transporter permease, translating to MRRRRRLRIGAAVFVLFACAFAYLLAPHDPHLINLGQRLLPPSAEYPFGTDSLGRCLLSRVLHGGRTTLGIVLLTWLTTLAAGLPIGILAGMWRSRWRWLGDSFLNVLASFPPIVYLIVWIGAWGSGVYTVVVALTAASLVSLIKLVKAKAEIERDKAYVYCAAASGASRLRIMFWHLPPNLIRESVVMLSLISSDIVLMISGFSFIGLGLDQNGIDWGAIMLDGRSVAMLRPDMMLYPLAFIFLCAFSFNVLGEELT from the coding sequence ATGAGGCGGCGTCGAAGGCTGCGAATCGGGGCCGCCGTATTTGTGCTCTTTGCCTGTGCCTTCGCTTATCTGCTGGCGCCGCACGACCCCCATCTGATCAATCTTGGCCAGCGGCTGCTGCCACCGAGCGCGGAGTATCCGTTCGGAACCGACTCGCTGGGGCGCTGCTTGCTGTCCCGGGTTCTCCATGGCGGGAGAACGACGCTGGGCATTGTGCTGTTGACATGGCTGACAACCTTGGCCGCCGGTCTGCCTATCGGCATTCTCGCCGGAATGTGGCGAAGCCGATGGCGCTGGTTGGGCGACAGCTTCCTGAATGTGCTGGCATCGTTCCCGCCGATTGTCTATCTGATTGTCTGGATAGGGGCTTGGGGCAGCGGAGTATATACGGTCGTCGTCGCATTGACGGCAGCATCGCTGGTCAGTCTGATCAAGCTGGTGAAGGCAAAGGCGGAGATTGAGCGGGATAAAGCATACGTCTACTGCGCTGCAGCGTCGGGCGCATCCCGGCTTCGCATCATGTTCTGGCATTTGCCGCCGAACCTGATCCGCGAATCCGTGGTGATGTTAAGTCTCATCAGCTCGGATATCGTGCTGATGATTAGCGGCTTCTCCTTCATCGGGCTGGGCCTCGATCAGAACGGAATCGACTGGGGCGCCATCATGCTGGATGGCCGCTCGGTAGCGATGCTGCGCCCGGATATGATGCTGTACCCGCTGGCGTTTATTTTTTTGTGCGCATTCTCCTTCAATGTGCTGGGAGAAGAGCTTACATAG
- a CDS encoding ATP-binding cassette domain-containing protein: protein MLHDISCRVRRGEAVGVTGESGSGKTTLLKAAMGVLGPGCALEGGTIQLDGRDLHSLGPAERREMGGRAIGFIPQLPVTAFDSRLSVGSQMQAIFRKRLGLNRLDAAGLARAKLQQVHLPDSERVMASRPGALSGGMLQRVAIAILLGLNPPYILADEPTSALDAENREAVIQLLHECKLASGLLIVSHDVEVLRRICDQVLVLHDGVLAEQGKMEDLLARPRHIWTSQLARSAARQEEGYWIWERYE from the coding sequence TTGCTCCACGATATCAGCTGCCGCGTGCGGCGGGGGGAAGCCGTTGGCGTAACCGGCGAGAGCGGATCAGGCAAGACGACGCTGCTTAAGGCGGCGATGGGCGTCCTGGGCCCAGGATGCGCGCTCGAGGGCGGAACCATTCAATTGGATGGCCGCGATCTTCATTCGCTCGGTCCCGCAGAGCGTAGAGAAATGGGCGGCAGAGCGATCGGGTTCATCCCGCAGCTCCCGGTGACCGCATTTGACTCGCGGCTCTCCGTGGGAAGCCAAATGCAGGCTATTTTCCGCAAACGGCTGGGATTGAACCGGCTGGATGCGGCTGGGCTTGCGCGAGCCAAGCTGCAGCAGGTTCATCTTCCCGATAGCGAGCGGGTGATGGCAAGCCGGCCCGGGGCATTGTCCGGCGGCATGCTGCAGCGGGTGGCGATCGCGATTCTGCTGGGTCTGAATCCGCCGTATATTTTGGCGGATGAGCCCACTTCCGCGCTCGATGCGGAGAATCGGGAAGCCGTGATTCAGCTGCTGCACGAATGCAAGCTGGCCTCGGGACTGCTGATCGTCTCGCATGATGTAGAGGTGCTGAGGCGAATTTGCGATCAGGTGCTGGTGCTGCATGACGGCGTGCTGGCAGAGCAAGGGAAGATGGAGGACCTGCTTGCGCGGCCTCGGCACATCTGGACTTCCCAATTGGCCCGAAGCGCCGCGCGGCAAGAGGAAGGATATTGGATATGGGAGAGATACGAGTAG
- a CDS encoding ATP-binding cassette domain-containing protein produces MGEIRVANVTKFYGGERRADVKALDCVSLRWQEGESLALMGGSGSGKSTLARLILGLERPDTGDIRLDGISLAGLRFRAWRPYRKVLQGVFQDASGTLNPRLSAYRNMEEALLNLTHMTRRERRREIDGLMERFHLDRDLLRVPVRELSGGQQRRLSLIRALSVRPRYLVLDEVLSGLDTVSADAVLATLADYRDSYGCSYLLITHDAYNAYRLADRCLLLEGGRLAAEATRLERMQAAVRT; encoded by the coding sequence ATGGGAGAGATACGAGTAGCGAATGTGACGAAGTTCTACGGCGGTGAACGGCGCGCCGATGTGAAGGCGCTGGACTGTGTCTCGCTTCGTTGGCAGGAAGGGGAGAGCCTTGCGCTGATGGGCGGCAGCGGGAGCGGCAAAAGCACGCTTGCCCGGCTAATCCTTGGCTTGGAGCGGCCTGACACCGGAGACATCCGGCTGGACGGCATCAGCCTCGCCGGGCTCCGCTTCAGGGCGTGGCGCCCTTACCGGAAGGTGCTGCAGGGCGTATTTCAGGATGCATCCGGCACGCTGAATCCCCGCTTGTCCGCTTACCGCAATATGGAGGAGGCCCTGCTCAACCTGACGCATATGACCCGGCGGGAACGCCGGCGAGAGATTGATGGGCTGATGGAGCGGTTCCATCTGGATCGGGATCTGCTGCGCGTCCCGGTGCGCGAGCTTAGCGGCGGTCAGCAGCGCAGATTGTCGCTGATTAGGGCTTTGTCGGTAAGACCCCGATATTTGGTGCTGGACGAGGTGCTTAGCGGGCTGGATACCGTGTCTGCCGATGCGGTTCTGGCCACCTTGGCCGATTACCGGGACAGCTACGGCTGCTCCTATCTATTGATTACGCATGATGCCTATAACGCTTACCGGCTGGCGGATCGATGTCTGCTGCTGGAGGGAGGACGTCTGGCAGCCGAGGCGACCCGGCTGGAGCGAATGCAGGCAGCTGTGCGCACCTAA
- a CDS encoding ABC transporter substrate-binding protein, whose translation MRINLFRVKTVIVMLCILLTASACSAGGAQTDKDTLVIGYAGELSNFYPTMTDMHNKPVIQLVYDMLVRYEDGEIKPGLATEWTFNEAGTELTLKIRQGVKFHDGEPLNAAAVIANLEYYRNEGNASFLKAVSAIEKLEALDEYTVKLTYQAPYYPVLHDLCTPYLAIVSPASIIKDNYQAMNGTIGTGPYIHESFAKGEQTVFKKNKDYWGEEPAFERIIVKYVPDPATRLKALQTGEIDAVFSSTMITNNEFKQAASMSGVQGKTSKGSRTRALALNASGENLGDLRVREAIAHVINKQEIAEGLTFGYETAADEMFEGIPYIQNGLRMQRAYDVQQAAKLLDEAGWKLNESTGYREFNGKPMKLRFTYETGDAFNKELAAALQGQLKEVGLQVEVEGTDVMTWWTECVEGKFDITIWGSKGAPEDPHHFIGPMLDQTAHTAAMSALPEAADIKERIMKVLHTRDEAAIASGYEFLLNYLNDQVIVIPVTHAKELILYRSDKVADYTFGGLENGFNPAGVQKAVTR comes from the coding sequence ATGAGAATCAATCTATTTCGTGTCAAAACAGTGATAGTAATGCTCTGTATTCTATTAACGGCGAGCGCTTGCTCCGCGGGCGGGGCGCAGACCGACAAGGATACGCTCGTCATCGGCTATGCAGGGGAGCTGAGCAACTTCTACCCTACGATGACGGACATGCATAACAAGCCGGTCATTCAGTTGGTGTACGATATGCTCGTCCGCTATGAGGACGGCGAGATTAAGCCGGGGCTCGCCACGGAGTGGACATTCAACGAAGCGGGGACGGAACTGACGCTGAAGATTAGGCAGGGCGTGAAGTTCCATGACGGGGAACCGTTGAATGCAGCGGCCGTCATTGCCAATCTGGAATATTACCGCAATGAAGGCAATGCTTCCTTCCTGAAGGCGGTATCGGCCATCGAGAAGCTGGAAGCGCTGGATGAGTATACGGTCAAATTGACCTATCAAGCGCCTTATTATCCGGTGCTGCACGACTTGTGCACACCATACCTGGCCATCGTGTCGCCGGCATCGATTATTAAGGATAATTACCAAGCGATGAACGGAACGATCGGAACCGGTCCTTATATTCACGAATCATTCGCCAAGGGCGAGCAAACCGTATTTAAGAAGAACAAGGACTACTGGGGAGAAGAGCCTGCGTTCGAGCGGATTATCGTTAAATATGTTCCGGACCCGGCCACGCGGCTGAAGGCGCTGCAGACAGGCGAGATCGACGCCGTCTTCAGCTCCACAATGATTACGAATAATGAGTTCAAGCAGGCAGCTTCCATGTCCGGCGTTCAAGGGAAGACCTCGAAGGGGAGCCGTACGCGAGCGCTGGCGCTCAATGCGTCAGGGGAAAATCTGGGCGATCTGCGGGTTCGCGAGGCGATCGCGCATGTCATCAATAAGCAGGAGATTGCCGAGGGCTTAACGTTCGGCTATGAGACGGCGGCTGACGAGATGTTTGAAGGCATCCCCTATATTCAGAACGGGCTGCGGATGCAGCGGGCCTACGATGTGCAGCAAGCCGCCAAGCTGCTCGATGAAGCGGGCTGGAAGCTGAACGAGAGTACGGGATACCGGGAGTTCAACGGCAAGCCGATGAAGCTGCGCTTCACGTATGAGACGGGAGACGCGTTCAATAAGGAGCTGGCTGCCGCCTTGCAAGGCCAGTTGAAGGAAGTCGGGCTTCAGGTCGAGGTGGAAGGAACCGATGTGATGACATGGTGGACAGAATGCGTGGAAGGGAAGTTCGACATTACGATCTGGGGTTCGAAGGGAGCCCCTGAGGACCCGCATCACTTTATCGGCCCGATGCTGGATCAGACCGCGCATACGGCGGCCATGTCCGCTCTGCCGGAGGCGGCCGACATCAAGGAGCGCATCATGAAGGTGCTGCACACGCGGGACGAGGCGGCGATTGCATCAGGTTATGAGTTCCTGTTGAATTACTTGAACGACCAAGTCATCGTCATTCCGGTTACGCATGCCAAGGAATTGATTCTATACCGCAGCGACAAGGTAGCGGATTATACGTTCGGCGGACTTGAGAACGGCTTCAACCCGGCCGGAGTGCAAAAGGCGGTTACCCGCTGA